The Urbifossiella limnaea nucleotide sequence CGGGCGGCGGCGGCGACGGTAGTAGAGGTGCTGCGGCGGCCGTTCCCGCGCGTGCTGGCGGGGGCGCTCGGCACCCTGGCGACCGCGACCCTGCGGAGGCGATGACCTTGAGCACCACGGCCGACCCCGCCGACCCGCCGCTGAGCCTGGCGCGCGTGGACTTCGCCGACCTGTATGCCCGGCACCTGTGCCGGCACTCGCAGTTTGGCATCAACGTGAACCACCTCGCCGCCCTGTTCGGCGTGTGGTTCGGCGTTTACGCGATGCTGTACTGGTTGGTGCCCGTGGTGTGGGTGCCGGTCGGGCTGGCGGCCGCGTACTGGCTGGCGGTCGTGCCGAACCTGCCGGCCCGGGTGAGCGCGGCGCTGGCGGCCTACCTCGCGGGGTTCGTCGCCGCGGTCGTGTACGCGCCGCCGCTGCCGGCGTGGGCCGTGTGGGTGTACCCGCTGCTGGTCCCGCTGTGCTACAAGCTCCAGGCGTGGGGCCACAAGGTGTTCACGACCGCCGCCGACATGACCGACTTCAACCGCCGCTACCCCAAGGGGCGGCCGCTGTTCTGGGTGCTGCTCTTCTACGAGGTGCCGTTCCTGCTGAACTACCTGCTGCTCGACCGCCGGCGGTGGGCGGCGTGATGCCGCCCCCGCCGACTGGCGCTCACCCTTCGGCCTTCTCGGCGAGGGCGATCACGACGTTGTGGTGGTCGGACATCGGGAACACGAGCTTGTTCAGCAGCCACCGGGTAAGGCGGCCGGCCTTGTGGAGCCCGGCCGCCTCGATGAACGGGGTGAGCCAGCCGCCGCGGTAGGCGAACTCCATGAACCGGTCGAAGTCGGGGAACTCGACCTTCGGCTCGAACACCTCGCACGCCCGCACGGCGAAGCCGTTCGCCTCCAGCGTGCGCACCACCTCGTCGCGGCCGGCCGGGTTGCACACCACCTCGTCGGCGCTCGCCGCCGCCGTGCCGCCGAGCCACCGCACCAGCTTCGCGTCGGCCTTCTGCTGCAGCGCCGGGAAGCCGGCCATCGTGCCGCCGACGAACGACCAGCAGCCGCCGTCGTCGAGCCGGGCATGAATCAGCGGGGCCAGCACGTTCATCGGCACGAAGCCGGTGACGAAGTGCGTGCAGACGAGGTCGAAGGACTGGCCCGGGAAGTGGGCGTCGAGGTGGGCGGCCGAGTCCACGGCGGCGGTGAGGCCGGGCACCCGGGCGCGCGCCCGGTCGATCATCTTCTCCGACACGTCCACGCCGAACGGCGCGACGCGGTCGCCGAGCGCGGCGGCGACGCGGCTGAGGAACAGGCCGGTGCCGATGCCCAGGTCGAGGACGCGGAACGGGTCGGCGTCGTCGGGCGCCCACGCCCGCAACTGGGCCATCGCCCGGTCGAGCGAGCCGCCGGTCACGCCCTGGGGGTCGAAGTCGTAGTACTCGGCGACGACCTCGTCGTACTGCCGTCGGATGGCTGTGGTGTTCACGTCGTGGCTCTCTGGTCGGGACAGCGGGTCGCCGCACCGGGCGGCGTGTAGCTACTCAATGAGCCCCGGGTGGCGTTCGCGGGAAGGGAGTGTGAAGACTCTCGGAAGACGCGTCCGCGGCGCGGGCATTCCCTAAACCGTCGGGGGGAACCCGCACCCGCGAGGAACCGACCGCGATGGGCGAGCCGGTCCGCCAGTCCGACCGACCCGCGGCGCGGGCCGCGGCCGCGTGGTGCGTCGCGGCCGCGTTCGGGACGTACTTCTGCGTCTACGCCGTCCGCAAGCCGTTCACCGCCGGCGCGTTCGCCGACGACCCCTTCTGGGGCGCCGGCTACAAGTCGGCCCTCGTCGTCGCCCAGGTGCTCGGGTACACGGCGTCCAAGTTCCTCGGCATCAAGGTGGTGTCCGAAGTGTCGCCGGCGCGGCGGGCCGGGCTGATCCTCGCCCTCGTCGGCGTGGCCGAGCTGGCGCTATTTCTGTTCGCGGTTACGCCGGCGCCGTGGAACGTGGCGTGGCTGTTCGTCAACGGCCTGCCGCTGGGCATGATCTTCGGGCTGGTCCTCGGCGTGCTCGAGGGCCGCCGGCAGTCGGAGGCGCTGGCGGCCGGGCTGTGCGCCAGCTTCGTCGTGGCCGACGGGGCGGCGAAGTCGGCGGGGGCGTACCTGCTGAAGGCGGGCGTGAGCGAGGCGTGGATGCCGGCCGCCGCGGGGCTGCTGTTCGCGCCGGCGTTGCTGCTGTTCGTGGGGATGCTCGCCCGCGTGCCGCCGCCCGCGCAGTCCGACGTGGCCCTGCGCAGCGAGCGCGCCCCGATGACCGCCGCCGACCGCCGCGCGTTCGGCCGCCGCTACGCGGCCGGGCTGCTGCTCCTCGGCGGGGCGTACCTGTTGGTGACGGTGCTACGGAGCGTGCGGGCCGACTTCGCGCCCGAGGTGTGGGCCGGACTCGGGGTGACGGGGCAGCCGGGGGTGTTCACGTACTCCGAGATGGCGGTCGCGGCGTGCGTGCTGGTGCTGAGCGGCGCCGCGGTGCTGATCCGCGACAACCGCCGGGCCTTCACCTACGCGATGGGCACGGCCGCGGCCGGGGCGGTGCTGCTGGCGGCGGCGCTGGTCGGGCTGCGGGCGGGCGTCCTGTCGCCGCTCGCGTTCATGGTCCTCCACGGCGTCGGGCTGTACCTGCCCTACATCGCCGTCCACACCACCGTGTTCGAGCGGCTCATCGCCATGACCCGCGACCGCGGCACGGTCGGCTACCTGATGACGCTCGTGGACGCCTTCGGGTACCTCGGCTACGTCGCGGTGCTGCTCGCGCGCTCGGCCGGCGGCGGCGGGCCGGACTTTCTGGCGTTCTTCGTGCCGCTGTCGTGGGTGATCGCCGCCGCGACGCTGGCGCTGCTCCTTCCCGCGTGGTACTACTTCCTGTCGCACCCGGCCGCCCGGCCGGCCGCGGGGGAGGCGTGATGGCGAGCGTCGTTCTGTTCCACGGTGCGGGCCGGCCGCTCGAACTCGTGACCGAACCGACGCCCGAGCCGCGGGCCGGCGAGTTGCTGGTCCGCGTGTCGTGCTGCACCCTGTGCCGCAGCGACCTGCACACCCACGCCGGCCGGCGGACCGAACCCACGCCCGCCGTGCTCGGGCACGAGGTCGTCGGCCGCATCGGAGCGTTCGGGCCGGGGGCGACGCCGACCGATTACCGCGGCACGCCGGCGACGGTGGGCACGCGGGTGACGTGGGCCGTGGCCGTCGGCTGCGGGGCGTGCTTCTTCTGCGCCGACGGGCTGCCGCAGAAGTGCGAGACGCCATTCAAGTACGGCCACCGCCGCGCCGAACCGGGCCGCCCCGCCGGCGGGCTGGCCGAGTTCGTGCTGCTCGTCCCAGGCACGGCGTGGTTCGTCGTGCCGGACGCGATTCCGGACCGCGTCGCGGCGCCGGCGAACTGCGCGACCGCGACCGCTGCTGCGGTGTTGCGGGCCGCCGGCTCGGTCGCGGGGCGGACGGTGCTGGTGTTCGGCGCCGGCGTTCTCGGCGTGACGGCGTGCGCCCTGGCCCGCGCCGCGGGCGCCGCCGCGGTCGTCGCCGCCGACCCGCACCCGGCGAACCGCAACCGCGCGGCGTTGTTCGGGGCCACGCACGCGGTCGCGCCCGGCGAGGACACTCGCGCCGCGGTCCTCGCCGCGACCGCCGGCCGCGGCGCCGACGTGGTGCTCGAACTCGCTGGCACGGCCGACGCGGTCGCCGCGGCGCTGGCGCTGGCGCGCGTGGGCGGCACGGTGATCCTCGCCGGAACCGTGGCCCCGGTCGGGGCGGTGCCGCTGAACCCGGAGGCGGTCGTGCGGCGGATGCTCACGGTGCGTGGCGTCCACAACTACCACCCCGCCGACCTCGCCGCGGCGCTCGACTTCCTCGCCGGGCCGGGGGCGGCGTACCCGTTCGCGGAGCTGGTCGGCGCCGCGTACCCGCTGGCCGACGCCGAGCAGGCCTTTGCCGACGCCCACGCCCGGCCCGGGGTGCGGACCGCGGTCGTGCCGTGAGCGGAACGGCGTCGCTCGGGCGAGGTTCATTGTGTGTACGGCTCCCCCCCGGGGGGTCGTGACACGCATTGAGCCCGTGCCACAAATGAATATTGGAGCGATGCTGCGGCGAGCCGCCGACGTAAACCGTCTGGTGGATCGTGGTTGAATCGCCGCCCCGATATTCGCTGCGTATCCTGACCGCCGGAGGCTCCTGTGCCGCTCGTCGACGCCGTGTTCCGCCTGTTCGCCGAGCGCGGGAGCGGGCTGTACTTCGGTGAGGCGGTGACCGAAACCGAGCACGCCCTCCAGACGGCGCACCTCGCCGAAGCCGCGGACGCCGCCCCGCCGCTCGTCGCCGCCGCGCTGCTGCACGACGTGGGGCACCTCCTTCACACCCTCGGCGAGGACGTGGCCGAGCGCGGCATCGACGGCCGGCACGAAGACATCGGCGCGGCGTGGCTCGCCAAGCACTTCGGCCCCGCCGTCGCCGACCCGGTCCGCCTCCACGTCGCCGCCAAGCGCTACCTGTGCGCCGCCGAGTCCGATTACCTCGGCGGCCTCTCCCCGGCGTCGCGGCGGAGTCTGGAACTCCAGGGGGGGCCGTTCACGTCGGACGAGCAGGCCGCGTTCCGCGCCGAGCCGCACTGGCAGGCGGCGCTGGCGCTGCGGCGGTGGGACGACGCCGCGAAGGTGCCGGGGCTCGCGGTCCCGGGCGTCGAGCACTACCGGCCACACCTGGAAGCGGCGCTGAAGGGGACGGCATGAGCGCGGGGTACGACGCGGTGGTGGTCGGGGCCGGGGTGCTGGGGCTGGCCCACGCCTACCACCTGGCCCGCCGCGGGCTGCGGGTCGCGGTGGTCGAGCGGCACCCGGCCGCGCGCGGGGCTTCGGTGCGGAACTTCGGCATGCTGTGGCCCGTCGGCCAGCCGGCCGGCGAGCGGTACGAGTTGGCCCGCCGCAGCCTTGACGTGTGGCGCGACGTGCTCCCCGACGCCGGCCTGTGGCACGACCCCTGCGGCTCGCTCCACGTCGCCCGCCACGCCGACGAGGAGCAGGTGCTCCGCGAGTTCGCGGCCGTCGGCGACCGGCCGTGCGAGGTGCTAAACGCCGCGGAGGTCGTGCGCCGCTTCCCCGCCGTCCGCACGGACGGCCTCCGCGCCGGGCTGTTCAGCTCGACGGAGACGTGCGTGGACCCGCGACAGGTGATCGCCGAACTTCCGGCGTACCTGGCGCGGCGGCACGGCGTCGCGTTCCACTTCGGCACCACGGTCCTCGGCTACGAAGCCGGCCGTGTCGCCACCACAGGCGGGAGCGTCGCCGCGAATCGACTGGTGATCTGCACCGGCGAAGACTTCCGCGACCTGGCGCCGCAGGCGTTCGCGGAGTCGGGCCTGGTTCGCTGCAAGCTCCAGATGATGCGCTCGGCGCCGCGGCGCGAGCGGCTCGGCACCATGCTCGCCGGTGGGCTGACGCTGCGGCACTACGGCGGCTTCGCGGCGTGCCCGACGCTCCCGGCCGTGGCCGCGCGGTTCGACGCCGAGCTGCCGGAGTACGGGCGGCACGGCATTCACGTCATGGCGTCGCAGAACGAGGCCGGCGAGGTCGTGATCGGCGACTCGCACCACTACGGCGACGCCGTCAGCCCGTTCGACGACCCGCGGGTGGACGACCTGATCCTCGACTACCTCCGCGGCTTCCTGAACCTGCCGGGCCTGACGATCGCGGCCCGCTGGCACGGGGTGTACGCCAAGCACCCGACGGCGGCGTGGGTGGCGGCCCGGCCGGCGCCGGGCGTGCTCGCGGTGACGGGCGTCGGCGGGGCCGGCATGACGCTGTCGTTCGGCCTCGCCGAGCGGACGGTGACCGAATTCCTGGGGGACTCGGGAATGACGAATGACGAATGACGAAGGGGTCCGATCGGGTTCGTCATTCGTCATTCGTCATTCGTCATTCCCCGAACGGAGGCAGACGTGATCGAGCTGGTCGTGTTCGACATGGCGGGGACGACGGTGTTCGACGGCGACGCGGTGAACGCCTCGTTCCGCGCCGCACTGGCGGTGCACGGCGTCACGGCCGACCCGGCGGTGATCGACCGCGTCATGGGCTACCACAAGCCCGAGGCCATCCGCGTGATCCTGGAGACGGTCGGCCGGCCGGCGGGGCCGGCGGAGGTGGACGCGGTGCATACCGCCTTCGTGGCGCGGATGTGCGACTACTACGCCACCGACCCCGCGGTGCGCGAGATCCCCGGCGCGGCGGCGGCGTTCGCGCGGCTCCGCGCCGCGGGCGTGAAGGTGGCGCTCGACACCGGCTTCGGCCGCCGCATCGCCGACGCCGTGCTGGCGCGCCTCGGCTGGACCGTGCCCGGCACGGTGGACGCGACAATCACCAGCGACGAGGTGGAGCGCGGCCGGCCGCACCCGGACATGATCCGCGCGCTGATGGCGCGGCTGGGCGTGACCGACCCGACGGCGGTGGCGAAGGTCGGCGACACCGCGGTGGACCTGGAGGAGGGGACGAACACCGGCTGCGGGCTCGTGGTGGGCGTGACGACGGGGGCGTACACCCGCGAGCAACTGGCGGCGCGGCCGCACACGCACCTGCTGGCGTCCGTCGCCGACGTGCCGGCGCTGGTGCTCGGCGGGCGGCACTGACCCGCCGGCTGAGCGGGGTGGGTGCGTGGGGTTGGTTTTCATCGTGCGGGGTTCGCCCCCTCACCCCGCGTGCTCCGCCGCGCCCCTCTCCCCCGAGGGGCTGGCGGCCCGACACTTATATTCGACCTACTCGGGGTACAGGTACAACCGGCGGAGCCGGAGGCGGTCGTACAAGGCGTGGGCGACGGCGTGCCGGAGCCACTGCAACCCGACCTGGACGATGCTCAGCCGCCGCCGTTGGTGTGGGTCGACCGCCCGCCTCCGTCCGGCCTTCGTCGCCGCGCCCCCCCGGCTCACCGCCAGCACCACCGCGAGCGCCAGCAGGACCAGCAGCCGGGCCGCGTGGGCCGGGCGGTCCACCCGGCTGGCCCCCCACCCCAGCGCCCCGCCCTTGTCGTCCCGGAACGACTCCTCCACCCACATCCGCTTCGCGTACGCCCGGGCGTGCCGGAGGCTCCCCGGCTCGTCCGCCAGCAGCACCCACGGCTCCTTCATCCCCCGCTCCCACGTCGCCACCACCCCGGCCCCCCGCCACCCGGCCTTGCGGAACGCCGCCGCCGCCCCGACCCACCGGGTCCCGACCCGGGGGGCCAACTCCCGGGCCGCCCGCTCGGTCCCGTCCGGGAACCGGATCACCGTCTGGCCCAGCAGCCGGAGGACGTAGTGCCACCCGCTCTCGGTGCAGAAGTCGACCAGGGTCGGCCAGGCCAGCCCGCGGTCGGCCAGCAGGACCACCCGGCACGGGCGCGGCAGGCACCCCCGGACCTGGCGGAGCAGCCCGCGGACCAGGAGGGGCATCGGCCGGGGCGCGGCGCCGGTCCGGTACACCTCCGCGGCCAGGGGGAGCGCCCGCCCGGCGTGGGCGACCCGGACGCACATGGCCCGGAGGTCGTTGGCCCGGGGGGTCTCGTCGAGGACCAGCAGGACCGTCCGCCCGGCCCAGTGGGCCAGCAGCGCCCGGCCCAGGTCCCGTTGGGCCACCCGGGGCCGGAGCCGGGGGTTGGCGAGCGCCCGCTCGAACCGCCGGCGGGTGCTCGCCGGTGCGGCGTTGGTCGGGAGCCGGGGGGCGACCCAGCCGGCCCGGCAGTCGCCGGCCAGGGCGACGGCGAGGCTGAGGTCGGCCAGGGTGTTGGCCTGGTGCCCGTGCAACCCGGGCAGGAGGTCACGGACGGTCCCCCTCCAGTCGTGTACGATGGACGACGCACTCATGGGCTCCTCCCGTAACGGCGTGTGACAACGTCACGTTACGGCAGAATCCCGGGGCCCATGAGTGTCTCACCTGGGACGCGCCGAATAACTGTCGGGTCGCCAGCCCCGGGGGGTCGAGGCACGCATTGAGTCAAATACACAAAATAATGCTAGATAGTCTTTCAGGCCGCAAGTTGTTCTGCGGCCAGGCCCGCGATGGTGTCGGCCAGACTTCGACCGATGCCGGGGAGCCGCGCGAGCGCCTTCGGGCCGGCGGCGGCGACCAGCTCGGCCACCGGGTTCGGGAGCGCCAGCACGGCCATCGCCGCCTGCCGAAACGCCCGGACGCGATAAAGGTTGTCACCGGCGCGGGCCAGGTCGGCGGCGCGGGTGCGGAGCTCGCGGGCGATTTCGGCGTTGGTCACGGCGCGGCCTCCGGGTGGTGGAAGGAATACCACCATAGTATACGCACGGACACAAGCTCGGTAGCGGAACGTGACCGCGGCGCAGCCGCGGGCTACGATACCGAGGCCGCCCCCACCGAGGCGGCGACCGCGGCCGAACCCGGCCGCACCACGCATGGCACACGACCGCGTTCCACACGGTTTCGACGTTCCGGGGTGGGCATCCCCGGAGGAGGTCACGCTCCGGGACATCGTGCGGCTTCTGGGTCTGATGCCCGGGGTCGCAGTGGAGAGGGTCCATGGCCGCTCTCAGGACTGCACGTGGCTGGACTTGACCGTCCGCTCCCCGTGGTCGCTCGTCCGGCTGGCGAACCTGACCAGCGCGGCGAACGTGGGGCTCCAGGTGGGCTACAACTGGTACCGGCACGGAAAGCACGAGTTCGGGCCGGACGACCTGGGGCTCGTCGTCTACCGCCTGGAAGTGCCGGGCGCCCGCGAACCGGGGCCGGACAGCGAGCCGGGACCGGACGGCTCCACCACGCTGCAAATCGTCGGCATCTGTCTGGTCGATTATTTGCGCGAGAAGGAACTGTTGGTGGACGCGGAGGCCGAGCGGCTGAACGATGCGTTCAACAACCGCGGGTAGGCCGGCCGCCGCCCGGGGTTCGGATTTCGCGCGACTCGCCCGCCCCCGGCCGGACAGTGTACCCCCATGACCGACCCCGCCGTGCTCCTCCGGCAGGCCGCCGCCGAGCCGGCGGCCGACGCCGACCTCCTCCGCCGGTTCGCCGCCACCCGCGACGCCGCGGCGTTCGCCGAACTCGTCCGCCGGCACGGGCCGGTCGTGCTCGCCGCCTGCCGCCGCGGCGTCCGCCACCACCACGACGCCGACGACGCCTTCCAGGCCGTCTTCCTCGTGCTGGCGCGCCGGGCCGGCTCGCTCCGCAACCCGGCGCTGCTCGGCAACTGGCTGTACCGCGTCGCCGTCGGCGTCGCCCGCAACGCCCGCCGCGCCGCGGCCCGGCGGCGGGCCCGGGAGGTACAAGCCGTGAACGTCCCCGAGCCCGCCGCCCCCGCCGACGCCCCGAGCGACCTCGGCCCCGTGCTCGACGAGGAACTGGACAAGCTGCCGGCGTGGTACCGCGACGCCGTCGTCCTGTGCGACCTGCGCGGGCTGTCGCGGGCCGACGCCGCGGCGCGGCTCGGCGTGCCGCCCGGCACGCTGGCGAGCCGGCTCGACGGCGGGCGGAAGCGGCTCGCGGCCCGGCTCGCGCGGCGCGGCGTGGCGCCGGCGGTGGCAGCCGGTTTGATCGGCGGGCGGGCGGCGGCGGTTCCCGAATCCTTGCTCTTGAAAACGTGCGGGCTGGTCGCCGACTGGGCCGCCGGCGGCGTGGTGCCGGCGGCGGTGCGGCGGCTCGCCCGCGGAGGGTCGGCGATGAAGACCGTGTTGCTCGGCGGCGCCGTCGCCCTCACGCTGGCCGCCGGGGTCGCCCTGGCTGCCGGGGTCGCGCAGCCGCCGGACGCTCCGCCGGCGCCCCCCGCGGTGGCGCAGCCGGACGCGCCCCCGAGGCCGGCCGTCGCCGAGCAGCCG carries:
- a CDS encoding class I SAM-dependent methyltransferase, which codes for MNTTAIRRQYDEVVAEYYDFDPQGVTGGSLDRAMAQLRAWAPDDADPFRVLDLGIGTGLFLSRVAAALGDRVAPFGVDVSEKMIDRARARVPGLTAAVDSAAHLDAHFPGQSFDLVCTHFVTGFVPMNVLAPLIHARLDDGGCWSFVGGTMAGFPALQQKADAKLVRWLGGTAAASADEVVCNPAGRDEVVRTLEANGFAVRACEVFEPKVEFPDFDRFMEFAYRGGWLTPFIEAAGLHKAGRLTRWLLNKLVFPMSDHHNVVIALAEKAEG
- a CDS encoding DUF5690 family protein, whose protein sequence is MGEPVRQSDRPAARAAAAWCVAAAFGTYFCVYAVRKPFTAGAFADDPFWGAGYKSALVVAQVLGYTASKFLGIKVVSEVSPARRAGLILALVGVAELALFLFAVTPAPWNVAWLFVNGLPLGMIFGLVLGVLEGRRQSEALAAGLCASFVVADGAAKSAGAYLLKAGVSEAWMPAAAGLLFAPALLLFVGMLARVPPPAQSDVALRSERAPMTAADRRAFGRRYAAGLLLLGGAYLLVTVLRSVRADFAPEVWAGLGVTGQPGVFTYSEMAVAACVLVLSGAAVLIRDNRRAFTYAMGTAAAGAVLLAAALVGLRAGVLSPLAFMVLHGVGLYLPYIAVHTTVFERLIAMTRDRGTVGYLMTLVDAFGYLGYVAVLLARSAGGGGPDFLAFFVPLSWVIAAATLALLLPAWYYFLSHPAARPAAGEA
- a CDS encoding zinc-binding dehydrogenase, translated to MASVVLFHGAGRPLELVTEPTPEPRAGELLVRVSCCTLCRSDLHTHAGRRTEPTPAVLGHEVVGRIGAFGPGATPTDYRGTPATVGTRVTWAVAVGCGACFFCADGLPQKCETPFKYGHRRAEPGRPAGGLAEFVLLVPGTAWFVVPDAIPDRVAAPANCATATAAAVLRAAGSVAGRTVLVFGAGVLGVTACALARAAGAAAVVAADPHPANRNRAALFGATHAVAPGEDTRAAVLAATAGRGADVVLELAGTADAVAAALALARVGGTVILAGTVAPVGAVPLNPEAVVRRMLTVRGVHNYHPADLAAALDFLAGPGAAYPFAELVGAAYPLADAEQAFADAHARPGVRTAVVP
- a CDS encoding phosphonate degradation HD-domain oxygenase; the encoded protein is MPLVDAVFRLFAERGSGLYFGEAVTETEHALQTAHLAEAADAAPPLVAAALLHDVGHLLHTLGEDVAERGIDGRHEDIGAAWLAKHFGPAVADPVRLHVAAKRYLCAAESDYLGGLSPASRRSLELQGGPFTSDEQAAFRAEPHWQAALALRRWDDAAKVPGLAVPGVEHYRPHLEAALKGTA
- a CDS encoding TIGR03364 family FAD-dependent oxidoreductase, which codes for MSAGYDAVVVGAGVLGLAHAYHLARRGLRVAVVERHPAARGASVRNFGMLWPVGQPAGERYELARRSLDVWRDVLPDAGLWHDPCGSLHVARHADEEQVLREFAAVGDRPCEVLNAAEVVRRFPAVRTDGLRAGLFSSTETCVDPRQVIAELPAYLARRHGVAFHFGTTVLGYEAGRVATTGGSVAANRLVICTGEDFRDLAPQAFAESGLVRCKLQMMRSAPRRERLGTMLAGGLTLRHYGGFAACPTLPAVAARFDAELPEYGRHGIHVMASQNEAGEVVIGDSHHYGDAVSPFDDPRVDDLILDYLRGFLNLPGLTIAARWHGVYAKHPTAAWVAARPAPGVLAVTGVGGAGMTLSFGLAERTVTEFLGDSGMTNDE
- a CDS encoding phosphonatase-like hydrolase produces the protein MIELVVFDMAGTTVFDGDAVNASFRAALAVHGVTADPAVIDRVMGYHKPEAIRVILETVGRPAGPAEVDAVHTAFVARMCDYYATDPAVREIPGAAAAFARLRAAGVKVALDTGFGRRIADAVLARLGWTVPGTVDATITSDEVERGRPHPDMIRALMARLGVTDPTAVAKVGDTAVDLEEGTNTGCGLVVGVTTGAYTREQLAARPHTHLLASVADVPALVLGGRH
- a CDS encoding transposase, which gives rise to MSASSIVHDWRGTVRDLLPGLHGHQANTLADLSLAVALAGDCRAGWVAPRLPTNAAPASTRRRFERALANPRLRPRVAQRDLGRALLAHWAGRTVLLVLDETPRANDLRAMCVRVAHAGRALPLAAEVYRTGAAPRPMPLLVRGLLRQVRGCLPRPCRVVLLADRGLAWPTLVDFCTESGWHYVLRLLGQTVIRFPDGTERAARELAPRVGTRWVGAAAAFRKAGWRGAGVVATWERGMKEPWVLLADEPGSLRHARAYAKRMWVEESFRDDKGGALGWGASRVDRPAHAARLLVLLALAVVLAVSRGGAATKAGRRRAVDPHQRRRLSIVQVGLQWLRHAVAHALYDRLRLRRLYLYPE
- a CDS encoding helix-hairpin-helix domain-containing protein, whose amino-acid sequence is MTNAEIARELRTRAADLARAGDNLYRVRAFRQAAMAVLALPNPVAELVAAAGPKALARLPGIGRSLADTIAGLAAEQLAA